A window of the Bacteroides thetaiotaomicron VPI-5482 genome harbors these coding sequences:
- a CDS encoding fimbrillin family protein: MKKNLKYLLLLSLLSFMACNGDEKIDSGMVQQDGEVLQLNVRVGDFAINDVSSIRATDSGSTGTFENGDRIGIIVLDADNNVLSDNIPYRYDGNIWSFDSNNDEGKTTIYYDNKATVYLAYFPYSKEVDNVINIDDLKGKFLPQGDQRSKDAYRASDLLVWSDTSGRPLKKLDIVFEHAYSLLSLSPSIKCKINGRRDFTYVPSSISDVSFNVGTEPLFPYQMNDGSYQIIISPKRAKVRWLYEYNKEMYSGAMPDTDLSANTCYTFTPVLKDIGDYTLDKAQMGDFYCKDESNNGYLIPGDVTALSADMNCLGIVLKSGKDSEGEWVDYCKYKQKYGITEMHTVHGYVLALYDANGGNACTWGLWSLTDINRGEPSTGFYGYKNTQGIISFAENENRTLKNGFPPVYWVTDYEYSHPAPANSSGWFLPSLGQCWYWMYNKAYLLSAVNKATGDNDYGWKLGYWSSSEDDYDPFLNAYYADTYVGAMDWDYKNSKHCVRACLAF, translated from the coding sequence ATGAAAAAGAATTTGAAGTATTTGTTGTTGCTCTCGTTATTATCCTTCATGGCTTGCAATGGTGATGAAAAAATAGATTCGGGTATGGTGCAGCAAGACGGTGAAGTATTGCAACTGAACGTTCGTGTTGGTGACTTTGCTATCAACGATGTTTCCAGTATTCGTGCTACGGATAGCGGAAGTACGGGTACTTTCGAAAATGGTGATCGTATCGGCATCATTGTGCTGGATGCAGATAATAATGTACTATCCGACAACATACCTTATCGATATGATGGTAACATTTGGAGCTTCGACAGCAATAACGATGAAGGAAAAACAACCATTTACTACGACAATAAAGCCACCGTTTACCTTGCCTACTTTCCGTATAGTAAGGAAGTGGATAACGTGATTAACATAGATGATCTAAAAGGTAAATTCTTACCGCAGGGTGACCAACGCAGCAAAGATGCCTACCGTGCTTCCGATTTGTTGGTATGGAGTGACACGAGTGGTAGACCGTTAAAGAAATTGGATATAGTATTTGAACATGCTTATTCCTTACTTTCGTTGTCTCCTTCCATAAAATGCAAAATTAATGGAAGGAGAGACTTTACTTATGTTCCTTCTTCGATTAGTGATGTGAGTTTCAATGTCGGAACAGAGCCTCTTTTCCCTTACCAAATGAATGATGGCAGTTACCAAATAATTATTTCTCCGAAAAGGGCAAAGGTTCGTTGGCTTTATGAATATAACAAAGAGATGTATAGTGGTGCGATGCCTGATACAGATTTATCTGCTAATACCTGTTATACATTCACTCCGGTTTTAAAAGATATAGGTGATTATACATTGGATAAAGCTCAAATGGGCGATTTTTATTGCAAGGATGAAAGTAATAACGGCTATTTGATTCCCGGTGATGTTACTGCTCTTTCCGCAGATATGAACTGCTTGGGTATCGTTTTGAAGTCAGGTAAAGACAGTGAAGGCGAATGGGTAGACTACTGTAAATATAAACAGAAATATGGTATAACAGAGATGCATACCGTACATGGTTACGTTCTTGCGCTTTATGATGCCAATGGAGGAAATGCTTGTACATGGGGGCTTTGGAGCCTAACTGATATAAACAGAGGTGAGCCGAGCACCGGTTTCTATGGCTATAAGAATACACAGGGGATCATCTCGTTTGCGGAAAACGAGAATCGAACTTTAAAGAATGGATTTCCCCCTGTCTATTGGGTAACGGATTATGAGTATAGCCATCCCGCTCCTGCAAACAGCAGTGGTTGGTTTTTACCCTCGCTAGGTCAATGCTGGTATTGGATGTACAATAAAGCTTATCTTTTATCCGCTGTCAATAAAGCTACCGGGGATAATGACTATGGGTGGAAATTGGGGTATTGGTCGAGTTCGGAGGACGACTACGATCCGTTTCTCAACGCATACTATGCCGACACCTACGTCGGCGCCATGGATTGGGATTATAAGAACAGTAAACATTGCGTCCGTGCGTGTCTTGCTTTTTGA
- a CDS encoding SDR family NAD(P)-dependent oxidoreductase, translating into MADNYIERQQEQYEARKAAWKQAQKYGKKKTTTSSQVKTEVAGEIVSKSDSLKKRIFVTGGAEGIGRAIVEAFCKDGHQVAFCDINAVSGQQTARDTGAIFHPVDVSDKEALESCMQQILDEWKDIDIVINNVGISKFSSITETSVEDFDKILSVNLRPVFITSRLLAIHRKAQSDSNPYGRIINICSTRYLMSEPGSEGYAASKGGIYSLTHALALSLSEWNITVNSIAPGWIQTQNYDQLRPEDHSQHPSRRVGKPEDIARMCLFLCRDENDFINGENITIDGGMTKKMIYTE; encoded by the coding sequence ATGGCAGATAATTATATAGAAAGACAACAAGAGCAATACGAGGCCAGAAAAGCAGCTTGGAAACAGGCACAGAAATATGGGAAAAAGAAAACGACTACCAGCAGTCAAGTCAAAACGGAGGTAGCAGGTGAAATTGTTTCAAAGTCGGACAGCCTGAAAAAAAGAATATTCGTGACAGGCGGAGCGGAAGGCATAGGGAGAGCAATAGTAGAAGCATTCTGTAAAGACGGACATCAAGTAGCCTTCTGTGACATTAATGCTGTGTCCGGTCAACAAACGGCAAGAGATACCGGAGCCATATTTCATCCTGTTGACGTTAGTGATAAAGAAGCACTTGAAAGCTGTATGCAACAGATATTGGATGAATGGAAGGACATTGACATCGTCATCAACAATGTCGGTATCAGCAAATTTTCTTCCATTACAGAAACAAGTGTCGAAGATTTCGACAAGATTCTTTCCGTCAATCTTCGTCCTGTATTTATTACTTCACGGTTACTTGCCATTCATCGTAAGGCACAGTCTGATTCTAATCCTTATGGAAGAATCATTAATATCTGCTCAACACGTTATTTGATGAGTGAACCGGGAAGTGAAGGTTATGCAGCTTCCAAAGGTGGTATCTATTCTCTGACTCATGCATTAGCTTTATCATTATCCGAATGGAATATCACAGTAAACTCCATTGCTCCGGGATGGATACAAACACAAAATTATGATCAACTCCGACCGGAAGACCATTCTCAGCATCCTTCCCGACGAGTGGGCAAACCGGAAGATATTGCCCGTATGTGTTTATTTCTCTGCCGGGATGAGAATGATTTTATCAACGGTGAGAATATAACCATTGACGGAGGTATGACGAAAAAAATGATTTATACGGAATAA
- a CDS encoding patatin-like phospholipase family protein: MDKQKVALVLSMGGARGIAHIGVIEELLRHNFEITSIAGSSMGAMVGAMYASGKLEECKEWLYSWDKRKMWELADLTLSRDGLVKGDRFIKELKQIIPVMNIEDLPIPYVAMATDIVCDQEVRFDSGNLYDAIRATISIPMLFRPLRKDGMVLIDGGILNPLPLNQVHRTEGDILIAVDVNAPIDCGKKKKMSPYNLLTESSRMMMQQITRYQVERCQPDILIQMSGNAYDMLEFHHAASIVETGIEITRDALNTELYSV, encoded by the coding sequence ATGGATAAGCAAAAAGTAGCATTAGTCCTTTCTATGGGTGGCGCACGTGGTATTGCGCATATTGGAGTCATTGAAGAATTGTTACGTCATAATTTCGAGATAACTTCTATTGCCGGAAGCTCGATGGGAGCGATGGTAGGCGCAATGTATGCTTCGGGAAAACTGGAGGAATGTAAAGAATGGCTCTATAGCTGGGATAAACGTAAGATGTGGGAACTGGCGGATCTGACATTAAGTCGGGACGGCTTGGTGAAGGGGGATCGTTTTATCAAAGAACTGAAGCAGATTATTCCCGTTATGAATATTGAAGATTTGCCTATACCATACGTGGCAATGGCTACTGATATTGTTTGCGATCAGGAAGTGAGGTTCGATAGTGGTAATTTGTATGATGCTATTCGTGCTACTATTTCTATACCGATGCTCTTCCGGCCTTTACGGAAAGATGGTATGGTTCTGATTGACGGAGGAATACTGAATCCCCTTCCGCTGAATCAGGTGCATCGTACGGAAGGGGATATTCTGATAGCAGTCGATGTCAATGCTCCGATTGATTGCGGTAAGAAAAAGAAAATGAGTCCTTATAACTTGTTGACAGAATCTTCAAGAATGATGATGCAGCAAATTACCCGTTATCAGGTAGAACGTTGTCAGCCGGATATCTTAATTCAGATGTCCGGCAATGCTTATGATATGCTGGAGTTCCATCATGCAGCTTCTATTGTGGAGACGGGAATAGAGATTACCCGGGATGCGTTGAATACAGAACTTTATTCCGTATAA
- a CDS encoding 6-O-methylesterase, with amino-acid sequence MKRILFSLLLAASLSAEAQTQTYETEFARPLNEVLTDIQNRFGIRLKYDIDTVGKILPYADFRIRPYSVEESLTNVLSPFDYKFVRQSGNLYKLKAYEYPRRTDADGEKMLAYLNTLYADKQAFELRADSLRKEVRQRLGIDTLLAQCVNSTPILSKIRKFDGYTVQNFALETLPGLYVCGSVYTPQSKGKHALIICPNGHFGGGRYREDQQQRMGTLARMGAVCVDYDLFGWGESILQVGSTAHRSSAAHTIQAMNGLLILDYMLASRKDIDTKRIGANGGSGGGTHTVLLTTLDDRFTASAPVVSLASHFDGGCPCESGMPIQLSAGGTCNAELAATFAPRPQLVVSDGGDWTASVPALEFPYLQRIYGFYDAKDNVTNVHLPKEKHDFGPNKRNAVYDFFAEVFDLDKKMLDESKVTIEPESAMYSFGEKGELLPENAIRSFDKVAAYFDKKAFAKLKSDASLEKKAMEWVASLNLDDEKKSGFAVTTIYNHLRQVRDWHNDHPYTTIPAGINPTTGKPLTQLEREIIADSAMPKEVHERLMKGLRRVLTEEQVEQILDKYTVGKVAFTMKGYQEIVPDMTEEETAFILEQLKLAREQAVDYKSMKQISAIFKAYKTKIELYFYEHGRNWRQMYKDYAEKRKAEKAKEGK; translated from the coding sequence ATGAAACGAATCCTTTTCTCATTGCTTCTCGCTGCATCTCTTTCGGCAGAAGCACAGACGCAGACATACGAGACGGAATTTGCCCGTCCCTTGAATGAAGTATTGACAGATATTCAAAATCGTTTCGGAATCCGTCTGAAATATGATATCGATACGGTAGGGAAGATTTTGCCTTATGCTGATTTCCGTATTCGCCCTTATTCTGTAGAAGAATCTTTGACGAATGTATTGTCACCATTCGATTATAAATTTGTCAGACAGAGCGGTAATCTATATAAGTTGAAGGCTTATGAATATCCTCGTCGTACAGATGCTGACGGAGAAAAAATGCTGGCTTATCTCAATACGCTTTATGCGGATAAGCAGGCTTTTGAACTTCGTGCCGATTCACTGAGAAAAGAGGTCCGTCAACGTTTGGGGATCGATACTTTATTGGCTCAATGTGTAAACTCAACCCCCATTCTATCGAAAATACGGAAGTTTGATGGCTATACTGTGCAGAATTTCGCACTTGAAACACTTCCGGGACTGTATGTTTGCGGGTCTGTTTATACGCCTCAATCGAAAGGGAAACACGCTCTGATTATTTGTCCGAACGGACATTTTGGTGGCGGTCGTTATCGGGAAGATCAGCAGCAGCGTATGGGTACATTAGCTCGTATGGGAGCTGTTTGTGTCGATTATGATTTGTTTGGCTGGGGAGAATCAATTCTCCAGGTGGGAAGTACGGCGCATCGCAGTAGTGCGGCACATACTATTCAGGCAATGAATGGATTGTTGATTCTCGATTATATGCTCGCTTCCCGTAAAGATATCGATACCAAGCGTATTGGTGCCAACGGTGGTTCCGGTGGTGGAACGCATACTGTACTACTGACAACGTTGGATGACCGTTTTACTGCTTCTGCCCCGGTGGTTAGTCTGGCTTCTCATTTCGATGGCGGTTGTCCTTGTGAAAGCGGTATGCCTATTCAGTTATCGGCAGGAGGTACTTGTAATGCTGAACTGGCTGCAACATTCGCTCCCCGTCCGCAATTAGTGGTTTCTGATGGCGGGGACTGGACAGCAAGTGTTCCTGCACTTGAATTTCCGTATTTGCAGCGTATCTATGGATTCTATGATGCGAAAGACAACGTGACGAACGTTCATCTTCCCAAAGAAAAACATGATTTCGGTCCGAATAAAAGAAATGCAGTCTATGATTTCTTTGCCGAAGTCTTCGATTTAGATAAAAAGATGTTGGATGAGAGTAAAGTAACTATCGAACCGGAGTCTGCCATGTACAGCTTTGGAGAGAAAGGGGAGCTACTACCGGAAAATGCAATTCGTTCGTTCGACAAGGTGGCTGCTTATTTTGATAAGAAGGCTTTTGCCAAATTGAAATCGGATGCTTCTCTTGAAAAGAAAGCAATGGAATGGGTAGCTTCACTCAATCTGGATGATGAAAAGAAATCAGGTTTTGCGGTGACGACTATTTATAATCATCTTCGCCAGGTTCGAGACTGGCATAATGATCATCCATACACGACAATACCTGCGGGTATCAATCCTACAACGGGCAAACCGTTAACTCAGCTCGAACGTGAGATAATAGCAGACTCAGCTATGCCCAAGGAGGTTCATGAAAGACTGATGAAAGGGCTGCGCAGAGTACTGACGGAAGAACAAGTTGAGCAGATTTTAGATAAATATACAGTTGGCAAAGTCGCTTTTACCATGAAAGGGTATCAGGAGATTGTTCCTGATATGACGGAGGAAGAAACAGCCTTTATACTTGAACAGCTGAAACTGGCTCGCGAACAAGCTGTTGATTACAAAAGCATGAAACAGATATCTGCTATCTTTAAAGCTTATAAAACGAAGATCGAACTGTATTTCTATGAACATGGCCGTAACTGGCGCCAAATGTATAAAGACTATGCAGAAAAGCGAAAGGCGGAAAAAGCAAAAGAAGGGAAATAG
- a CDS encoding glycoside hydrolase family 28 protein, with protein sequence MNLRITLLAFLCLCATAILRAERVDMLKAGAKANGKALNTKLINSTIDRLNRGGGGTLFFPAGTYLTGSIHLKSNITLELEAGATLLFSDNFDDYLPFVEVRHEGVMMKSFQPLIYAVDAENITIKGEGTLDGQGKKWWMEFFRVMIDLKDNGMRDINKYQPMWDAQNDTTAIYAETNKDYVSTLQRRFFRPPFIQPVRCKKVKIEGVKIVNSPFWTVNPEFCDNVTIKGITINNVPSPNTDGINPESCRNVHISDCHISVGDDCITIKSGRDAQARRLGVPCENITITNCTMLSGHGGVVIGSEMSGSVRKVTISNCVFDGTDRGIRIKSTRGRGGVVEDIRVSNIVMSNIKQEAVVLNLKYSQMPAEAKSERTPIFRNVHISGMTVTDVKTPIKIVGLEEAPISDIVLRDIHIQGARQKCIFEDCERITMDDVIINGEEMKLK encoded by the coding sequence ATGAATTTACGAATCACTCTTTTGGCTTTTCTTTGCCTTTGCGCAACAGCGATCCTTCGTGCCGAACGCGTTGATATGTTGAAAGCGGGTGCAAAAGCAAATGGGAAAGCTCTCAATACAAAGCTGATAAATTCAACGATTGACCGTTTGAATCGTGGAGGCGGAGGTACGCTCTTTTTTCCTGCCGGAACGTATCTGACGGGAAGTATCCATCTGAAAAGTAACATTACACTGGAACTGGAAGCCGGAGCTACCCTGCTTTTTTCAGACAACTTTGATGATTATCTTCCTTTTGTAGAAGTACGTCACGAAGGAGTCATGATGAAAAGTTTCCAGCCGTTAATCTATGCGGTTGATGCGGAAAATATTACTATTAAGGGAGAAGGTACACTGGATGGTCAAGGTAAGAAGTGGTGGATGGAGTTCTTTCGTGTAATGATTGACCTAAAAGATAATGGTATGCGTGATATTAATAAATATCAGCCGATGTGGGATGCTCAGAATGATACGACTGCCATCTATGCAGAGACGAATAAAGATTATGTCAGCACTTTGCAGCGTCGTTTTTTCCGCCCTCCGTTCATTCAGCCTGTTCGTTGCAAGAAGGTGAAGATTGAAGGAGTGAAAATTGTCAATTCTCCTTTCTGGACTGTTAATCCGGAGTTTTGTGATAATGTGACCATCAAAGGGATCACAATAAATAATGTCCCTTCTCCCAACACGGATGGAATCAATCCTGAATCCTGCCGGAATGTACATATCAGTGATTGCCATATTTCTGTAGGCGATGACTGCATTACGATTAAATCCGGAAGAGACGCACAAGCCCGCCGCTTGGGAGTACCGTGTGAGAATATTACTATTACCAATTGTACGATGCTTTCCGGTCATGGTGGTGTAGTGATCGGCAGTGAAATGAGTGGTAGTGTGCGTAAGGTCACGATCTCTAACTGTGTATTTGACGGAACCGATCGTGGTATCCGCATCAAGTCAACCCGTGGAAGGGGAGGAGTCGTAGAGGATATCCGTGTCAGTAATATCGTAATGAGTAACATCAAGCAGGAGGCTGTCGTCTTGAATCTGAAATACAGCCAAATGCCTGCAGAAGCAAAGAGTGAGCGTACTCCGATATTTCGTAATGTTCATATCAGCGGTATGACTGTGACGGATGTAAAGACTCCGATTAAAATAGTAGGACTGGAAGAAGCTCCGATTTCTGACATTGTATTGCGTGACATCCATATTCAGGGAGCCAGACAGAAGTGTATCTTTGAAGATTGTGAACGTATCACTATGGATGACGTAATTATTAACGGTGAAGAAATGAAACTGAAATAA
- a CDS encoding glycoside hydrolase family 78 protein, with the protein MTFKKYLLLLLCLPCFVQAKNITISRLTCEMQEGLVVVESCPRLGWAMESPENGTRQTAYEIEIREAFTGRSVWNSGKVTSSQSQLVPTEGADICLNNPFNYSWRVRVWDETDTPSEWSQEAKFRLASDDLSSGKWIGAITRKDSHLPEGRKFHGGELKKPEVKAAWEAVDTLAKKSICLRRTFQTGEAKGKNANRKSGKKIVEATAYVCGLGFYEFSLNGKKIGDSEFAPLWSDYDKSVYYNTYDVTEQLQDGENVVGILLGNGFYNVQGGRYRKLQISFGPPTLLFELVINYEDGTRETIRSDHEWKYDLSPITFNCIYGGEDYDARREQKGWNQVGFNDSHWRPVVVQEAPKGVLRSQMAPPVKIMERYDIQKVTKLNSEQVMAASKSTKRTVDPSAVVLDMGQNLAGFPEITVRGKRGQKVTLIVAEALMDEGACNQRQTGRQHYYEYTLKGEGDEIWHPRFSYYGFRYIQVEGAVLKGQKNPQKLPVLKNIQSCFIYNSAKKVSTFESSNRIFNAAHRLIEKAVRSNMQSVFTDCPHREKLGWLEQVHLNGPGLLYNYDLTAYAPQIMQNMADAQHPNGAMPTTAPEYVVFEGPGMDAFAESPEWGGSLVIFPFMYYETYGDDSLIKKYYQHMRRYTDYLKTRADNGILSFGLGDWYDYGDFRAGFSRNTPVPLVATAHYYMTVMYLIKAARMVGNEFDVRYYSSLAYDIMVAFNKRFLDSNTAQYGTGSQASNALPIFLQMIQSTGDKGDYTPDASLAAKVLTNLIKDVESHGNRLTTGDVGNRYLIQTLARNGQHELIYKMFNHEEAPGYGFQLKFGATTLTEQWDPRQGSSWNHFMMGQIDEWFFNSLIGIRPSTTLSASVNEKDEPMQGYQKFVIAPKPVGDLKYVKSTYETLYGTILVDWTRQSGTFTLNVSVPVNTTAIVYLPGEKEPKEVQSGTYKFVAAE; encoded by the coding sequence ATGACTTTTAAGAAATATCTTCTTCTTCTACTTTGTCTGCCATGCTTCGTACAGGCAAAGAATATAACGATCAGCCGCCTTACCTGCGAAATGCAGGAAGGGCTGGTGGTCGTTGAAAGCTGTCCCCGTTTGGGATGGGCAATGGAATCACCGGAGAATGGCACGAGACAGACTGCTTATGAAATAGAGATTAGGGAGGCTTTTACCGGACGTTCCGTCTGGAATAGTGGAAAGGTTACTTCTTCACAGAGTCAGCTGGTTCCGACTGAAGGAGCGGATATATGTCTGAATAATCCATTTAATTATAGTTGGCGTGTGCGTGTCTGGGATGAGACGGATACTCCTTCCGAATGGAGTCAGGAAGCAAAATTCCGTTTGGCATCCGATGACCTTTCTTCAGGGAAATGGATCGGCGCCATCACTCGTAAGGATTCTCACCTTCCCGAAGGGCGAAAGTTTCATGGTGGCGAATTGAAGAAACCGGAGGTGAAAGCTGCTTGGGAAGCGGTAGATACTTTGGCAAAGAAAAGTATTTGCTTGCGAAGAACGTTTCAGACAGGAGAGGCAAAAGGGAAGAATGCGAATCGGAAATCCGGAAAGAAAATCGTGGAAGCTACTGCGTATGTTTGTGGCCTGGGATTCTATGAGTTTTCTCTGAATGGCAAAAAAATAGGAGATAGTGAATTTGCTCCGCTTTGGAGCGATTATGATAAGAGTGTTTATTATAATACATACGATGTAACGGAGCAGTTACAGGATGGTGAGAATGTTGTAGGAATCTTATTGGGGAATGGATTCTACAATGTACAGGGAGGGCGCTATCGCAAATTGCAGATTAGTTTTGGTCCTCCCACACTTTTATTTGAATTAGTAATCAATTATGAGGATGGAACACGCGAGACGATCCGTTCGGATCATGAGTGGAAATATGATCTGAGTCCGATAACCTTTAATTGTATTTATGGAGGGGAAGATTATGATGCCCGTCGCGAACAGAAAGGATGGAATCAAGTTGGTTTCAATGATAGTCATTGGCGTCCGGTAGTGGTTCAGGAAGCGCCGAAAGGAGTGCTCCGTTCGCAGATGGCACCTCCGGTGAAGATTATGGAACGGTATGATATTCAGAAAGTAACCAAGTTGAATTCAGAACAGGTGATGGCTGCTTCCAAATCTACCAAACGAACAGTAGACCCTTCTGCAGTTGTGTTGGATATGGGACAGAATCTGGCCGGTTTTCCGGAGATAACCGTACGTGGTAAACGAGGACAGAAAGTCACCTTGATAGTAGCGGAAGCATTGATGGATGAAGGAGCTTGTAATCAGCGTCAGACAGGGCGTCAGCATTATTATGAATATACACTGAAAGGTGAAGGTGACGAAATCTGGCATCCTCGTTTTTCATATTATGGTTTTCGGTACATTCAGGTAGAAGGTGCTGTATTGAAAGGGCAGAAAAATCCTCAGAAACTGCCTGTCCTTAAAAACATTCAATCCTGTTTTATCTATAATTCGGCAAAGAAAGTCTCTACATTCGAATCTTCCAACCGAATATTCAATGCAGCTCATCGATTGATTGAGAAGGCGGTTCGCAGTAATATGCAATCCGTATTTACTGATTGTCCGCATCGGGAGAAACTCGGATGGCTGGAACAGGTGCACCTTAATGGACCGGGACTGCTCTATAATTATGATCTGACAGCCTATGCTCCACAGATTATGCAGAATATGGCAGACGCCCAGCATCCGAATGGGGCAATGCCCACAACGGCTCCGGAGTATGTAGTCTTTGAAGGTCCCGGAATGGATGCTTTTGCCGAATCCCCGGAGTGGGGAGGTTCACTGGTTATTTTCCCGTTTATGTACTATGAAACTTACGGGGATGATTCTTTGATTAAGAAGTATTATCAGCATATGCGTCGTTACACTGACTATCTTAAGACTCGGGCAGATAACGGTATTCTTTCTTTCGGATTGGGTGACTGGTATGATTATGGAGATTTCCGCGCCGGATTCTCCCGTAATACACCTGTTCCGTTGGTGGCTACGGCACATTATTATATGACTGTCATGTATCTGATAAAGGCTGCCCGAATGGTAGGCAATGAATTTGACGTTCGTTATTACAGTTCATTGGCATACGATATAATGGTAGCGTTTAACAAACGGTTCCTGGATAGTAATACAGCACAATATGGTACAGGGAGTCAAGCTAGTAATGCACTTCCCATCTTCCTTCAGATGATTCAAAGTACAGGAGATAAAGGAGATTACACGCCGGATGCAAGTCTGGCTGCCAAAGTGTTGACGAATCTGATTAAAGATGTGGAATCGCACGGCAATCGTTTGACCACGGGAGATGTGGGAAACCGCTATCTGATTCAGACATTGGCACGTAATGGACAGCATGAGCTTATTTATAAGATGTTCAATCATGAAGAAGCTCCCGGATATGGCTTCCAGTTGAAGTTTGGTGCAACTACATTGACGGAGCAGTGGGACCCGCGTCAGGGTTCTTCATGGAATCATTTCATGATGGGACAGATTGATGAATGGTTCTTTAATTCATTGATTGGTATTCGTCCGTCTACAACATTATCAGCTTCTGTAAATGAAAAGGATGAGCCAATGCAAGGTTATCAGAAATTTGTCATTGCTCCGAAGCCGGTAGGAGACTTGAAATACGTTAAATCAACTTATGAGACTCTTTACGGTACGATTCTGGTAGACTGGACTCGTCAGAGCGGTACTTTTACTCTGAATGTATCTGTACCGGTGAATACCACTGCTATCGTTTATCTTCCGGGTGAAAAAGAACCGAAAGAAGTACAAAGCGGGACATATAAGTTTGTTGCTGCCGAATAA